From a region of the Marmota flaviventris isolate mMarFla1 chromosome 13, mMarFla1.hap1, whole genome shotgun sequence genome:
- the Aldh1a1 gene encoding aldehyde dehydrogenase 1A1 isoform X5, with product MDASERGRLLYKLADLIERDRLLLATMESMNAGKLFSNAYLMDLGGCIKTLRYCAGWADKVQGRTIPIDGDFFTYTRHEPIGVCGQIIPWNFPLVMLIWKIGPALSCGNTVIVKPAEQTPLTALHVASLIKEAGFPPGVVNIVPGYGPTAGAAISSHMDIDKVAFTGSTEVGKMIKEAAGKSNLKRVTLELGGKSPCIVFADADLASAVEFAHQGLFYHQGQCCVAASRLFVEESIYDEFVKRSVERAKKYVLGNPLTPGVNQGPQIDKEQYDKILDLIESGKKEGAKLECGGGPWGNKGYFVQPTVFSNVTDEMRIAKEEIFGPVQQIMKFKSLDDVIKRANNTLYGLSAGIFTKDLNKAITVSSALQAGTVWVNCYSVVSAQCPFGGFKMSGNGRELGEYGLHEYTEVKTVTMKISQKNS from the exons ATGGATGCTTCAGAGAGGGGACGCCTACTATACAAGTTGGCCGACTTAATTGAAAGAGATCGTCTGCTGCTGGCT ACAATGGAGTCAATGAATGCTGGAAAACTATTTTCTAATGCGTATCTGATGGATCTAGGAGGCTGCATAAAAACATTACGCTATTGTGCAGGCTGGGCTGACAAGGTCCAGGGCCGTACCATACCGATTG ATGGAGACTTTTTCACTTATACAAGACATGAACCTATTGGTGTATGTGGCCAAATCATTCCT TGGAATTTCCCATTGGTCATGCTCATTTGGAAGATAGGGCCTGCCCTTAGCTGTGGAAACACGGTGATTGTCAAACCAGCAGAACAAACTCCCCTTACTGCTCTTCATGTGGCATCTTTGATAAAAGAG GCAGGGTTTCCTCCTGGAGTAGTGAATATTGTCCCTGGCTATGGGCCTACAGCAGGGGCAGCCATCTCTTCTCACATGGATATTGACAAAGTGGCCTTCACAGGATCCACAGAG GTTGGCAAGATGATCAAAGAAGCTGCAGGGAAAAGCAATCTGAAGAGGGTCACCCTGGAGCTGGGGGGAAAGAGCCCTTGCATTGTGTTTGCCGACGCCGACT TGGCCAGTGCTGTTGAATTTGCACATCAAGGCTTATTCTACCATCAGGGCCAGTGCTGTGTAGCTGCATCCCGGCTTTTTGTGGAAGAATCAATTTATGATGAGTTTGTTAAAAGAAGCGTTGAGCGGGCTAAGAAATATGTACTTGGAAATCCTCTGACCCCAGGAGTAAATCAAGGCCCTCAG ATTGACAAGGAACAGTATGATAAAATACTTGACCTCATTGAGagtgggaagaaagaaggagCCAAACTGGAATGTGGAGGAGGCCCCTGGGGGAATAAAGGCTACTTTGTCCAGCCCACAGTTTTCTCTAATGTTACAGATGAGATGCGCATCGCCAAAGAGGAG ATATTTGGACCTGTGCAACAAATCATGAAGTTTAAATCTTTAGATGATGTGATCAAGAGAGCAAACAATACTCTCTATGGCTTATCAGCAGGAATCTTTACCAAAGATCTTAATAAAGCCATAACTGTCTCCTCCGCTCTACAGGCAGGGACCGTGTG ggtAAATTGCTACAGTGTGGTATCTGCTCAGTGCCCCTTTGGGGGATTCAAGATGTCTGGAAATGGACGAGAACT